The nucleotide sequence ACGTCGGAAAACTATGCCTATGTCGTGGGTTGTCAAGCAAAGCAAGGCAGCCTGTTGTCAATGTACCTATTGTACTGAACTATGCCCAAGGTATCTTTTAGGCCATGAGCTATATCCTCATAAAATTATGAGAAATATCAATTTTGGTTTAGATGTTCCACCGGAAGTGATAGAGAATGCGTTTTTATGCAGCGAATGTGGTTTGTGCGAAGTTTTTGCATGTCCAATGGATCTTTCACCTCGAATGGTTAACCACGCCATTAAAACCAGCTTAACTGAAGCAAACTATCGTCCTCAACTAACAATTAAAAACCGGCAAAGTAGAGTGAATGATCTTATTAATAGAAAAATTCCTATTTCAAGAATTAAAGAAAGGCTTCATATTAGTCTCTATGACCGGAAAGAAATTAAATCAGTTGTAGAAACCAATCCCAAACGAGTTGAAATTTTACTGAAACAACATATAGGTGATACCTCAATTCCAGTTGTTCGCGAAGGTGACCTGGTTGAAGAAGGTATTCTTATTGGTGAGATTCCTTCTGGAAGTCTTGGAGCCAGGATTCATGCTAGTATTTCTGGTCGGGTAACCTTAGTTAATAATGAGAGAGTCATCATAAAAGGATAGAGGGAACTGAATATTATGGGAATTATTGTTTTAGGAGTTCTTGAGCTCAACAGTATTGCCGTGGGATTACAAGCATTAGATGGAATGGTAAAAGCTGCGCCGATCCGAATTATTGACGCCAAAACCATTTGCCCAGGAAAGTTTGTTGTTATTGTGAGTGGAGAGGTTGCAGCCGTTGATGCGGCTTTATCTCGAGGGAAGGAGATAGGAGGGGGATATGTTGTTGATGAGCTTTTTATTCCAAATCTCCATACCCAGGTAATTCCAGCAATAACCGGAGCGGTTGAATGTGAAATCTGGGATGCTGTAGCTGTAATTGAATCTTTTTCCGTGGTAGCCAGTATTAGTGCGGCCGATGTTGCAGCTAAAACCGCTAGTGTTTTAGTAAGTGAAGTTCGTTTGGCAACCGGCATGGGAGGCAAGTCTTACATAAAAATAATTGGTAACATCCATGAAGTTGAAGCAGCTGTTCATGCTGCAGTAGAAGTTATTAGTGGGAAGGGTCTTCTTTGTAAAGAAGTCATTATTCCCAACCCCGATCCTGGTATTCGGAATTATTTTATTTTTTAATTATAAAGGTGGTTTATTTTGCGTAAATTACTGATTGCAGCCAACTGGAAAATGAATATGTATCGCCAGGAAGCCTTAGAGCTCACAAGAGGAATTGTTGAACAAACCAGATTTTTTACGTTTGTAGATATTATGATCGCTCCACCATTTACAGCTTTAGAAATAGTAAAAAGTGAGATTCAAAATACTCAAATTCAATTAGGAGCTCAGGATGTTTTTTTTGAAGAATCTGGTGCTTATACCGGAGAAATATCTCCAGGAATGCTTTTAGATGCTGGTTGTGCTTATGTCATTATTGGACATTCTGAACGAAGACAATATTTTGGTGAAACTGATGAAATTATAAACAAAAAAGTGTCTGCTGCTTTAAAAAATCATCTTATACCAATTTTTTGTGTTGGGGAAACATGGGAGGAGAGAAATCAAGGGAGAGCCTTTTTGGTTCTTAACCAGCAAATCCTTTTTGGTTTGCAGGGTATTGATAATGAGAAGTTATCTTCGATTGTCGTTGCTTATGAACCGGTTTGGGCTATTGGAACAGGAAAAAGTGCAAACAAAGAACAAGTTCAAGAAGTGCATGCTTACCTACGTGGTGTCATAAAAGAATTTACTTCTTCGAATGAAATTGCTTTTAACATTCGAATTTTGTACGGAGGGAGCATGTCTCCCAAAAACGCTCAAGAGATTCTTAGACAAAAAGACGTTGACGGAGGCTTAATAGGGGGAGCAAGTTTAAAAATTGATAGTTTCAGTTCTCTGGTTCAGATAGCTGAGAGTGTGCAAAAAGTGAAAGAACAGTGATAAATTTTTCGAAATTTTAAAAAATTAAAAAATCTATAGGTGGTCATCAATGGATATTAGCGAAACTGAAGTTAAGGTGATCGTTGAAAGAATACTTAAGCAAATACAGAATAACCAGGAAATCGTTCAACAAGAACCTGAAGTCCAACAGGGAAACAAGGGATTGTTTTCTTCTATTGAATCAGCCATAGATGCAGCAGAGAAAGCCTTCTATCAATTACATCAACTCACTCTTGACCATCGTAAAGAGATGATTCGACAGATAAGAAAGATAATAATATCCAATCAGGATTATTTATCTAAAATGGCTGTTGAGGAAACTGGATTTGGACGGGTGGAAGATAAAATTGAAAAACATAAATTAGTTGCTCTTAAAACTCCTGGAGTTGAGGACCTTGAACCCATTGCTTATACCGATGACCACGGGATGACTTTGGTAGAAAGAGCTCCTTATGGAGTAATTGGAGCTATTATTCCTTCGACAAATCCCACTACTTCGGTCATTAATAATACAATAAGCATGATAGCCGGCGGAAATACGGTGGTTTTTCATCCTCATCCCAATGCAAAAAAATGTTCTTGCACGGCAGTCTCACTCATAAATCAGGCTATTGTGGATGCCGGTGGTCCGGAAAATGTCATAACAGCTCTTCAAAACCCTACCCTTGAGACAGCGCAGACCATGATGAAACATCCCAAAATCCGTTTATTGGTTGTAACCGGAGGACCTGGAGTAGTAAGGGTAGCCATGAATAGTGGAAAGAAAGTTATTGCTGCCGGTCCTGGGAATCCTCCCTGTGTTGTTGATGAAA is from Candidatus Atribacteria bacterium ADurb.Bin276 and encodes:
- the pgk/tpi gene encoding Bifunctional PGK, with the translated sequence MRKLLIAANWKMNMYRQEALELTRGIVEQTRFFTFVDIMIAPPFTALEIVKSEIQNTQIQLGAQDVFFEESGAYTGEISPGMLLDAGCAYVIIGHSERRQYFGETDEIINKKVSAALKNHLIPIFCVGETWEERNQGRAFLVLNQQILFGLQGIDNEKLSSIVVAYEPVWAIGTGKSANKEQVQEVHAYLRGVIKEFTSSNEIAFNIRILYGGSMSPKNAQEILRQKDVDGGLIGGASLKIDSFSSLVQIAESVQKVKEQ
- the adhE gene encoding Aldehyde-alcohol dehydrogenase, producing the protein MDISETEVKVIVERILKQIQNNQEIVQQEPEVQQGNKGLFSSIESAIDAAEKAFYQLHQLTLDHRKEMIRQIRKIIISNQDYLSKMAVEETGFGRVEDKIEKHKLVALKTPGVEDLEPIAYTDDHGMTLVERAPYGVIGAIIPSTNPTTSVINNTISMIAGGNTVVFHPHPNAKKCSCTAVSLINQAIVDAGGPENVITALQNPTLETAQTMMKHPKIRLLVVTGGPGVVRVAMNSGKKVIAAGPGNPPCVVDETADIPKAGRDIVRGAGFDNNIICICEKEILAVSSIADRLKEEMKKNGAYELNKSQIDKLTPLIIEKPGGPGQEGFPNKKYVGKNANLIAKEIGLNLPDEIRLLLCEVDSNHPLVWTEQLMPVMPLARFNSVEEAIHFSVQCEHGFRHTAIMHSKNIAHLSAMAKLMNCSIFIKNGPSYCGLGFEGAGFTSFTIASPTGEGLTRARTFTRERRCTLVDYFRIV
- a CDS encoding BMC domain protein, with product MGIIVLGVLELNSIAVGLQALDGMVKAAPIRIIDAKTICPGKFVVIVSGEVAAVDAALSRGKEIGGGYVVDELFIPNLHTQVIPAITGAVECEIWDAVAVIESFSVVASISAADVAAKTASVLVSEVRLATGMGGKSYIKIIGNIHEVEAAVHAAVEVISGKGLLCKEVIIPNPDPGIRNYFIF